GCTTCTCAATGAAGGGCTGTACTGTGGTTGCATCAGAAAAACTAAACTCCCTAAAAGATGATAAAGAACGCTTTGTGGCCTTTTCGTTTGCCGCAGCCGACTTGCTTATCGAGTTGGATGACAAGGGAAAGATTTGTTTTGCGTCTGGTGCCGCAAAAGGGATTACCGGAAAAACATCAGAAGAACTTCATGGAACCGATTTTACGGATGTTCTGGACCCGCTTGATCAACGAGTGATTTCGTACCTTTTCAAGAATATGAAAGAAGGGGAGCGTATCAGTCCTGTTGCTGCCCGGATGAAAAAATCCAATGTGACTGCCGTTGTCGGTGCCTGCAGTTTACCGCGAACGCACGGACATTTATATCTGACCCTCAATGTTACTGGATTGCCCGCTGCACAATCTTTGGCCGTCAATCGGGACGAAGACACGGGTTTGCTTGACAAAAATGACTTTATCACGCTGGCCAATGATCAATTATCAATTGCATCGGAAACGGGACAAGACCTCGAACTCACCCTTTTAAATCTGTCCAATCTTGGGGATATGGCGGCAAATGTCTCGGAAAACGACATGGGCGAGTTTCTGCACAAAATTGGTGCCGTCATGCGTAGCTATTCCTTCGGGGGCGATTCTGCGGGCCGTATTGATGAAGATAAATATGGTGTACTGCACAATAAAAGCTTTGATGAGTCCCTTCTAAAAGAGAAGGTAGAGACGATTTCGAACGAGATGGCACCGGGTCACGGAGTGAAAGTAACCCCGAGTACGGTTGATCTTGATAAAGGGAATCTCTCCTCAGAAAATGCCAGCCATGCTCTGATGTTTGTGATCAATAGTTTCGTTGCAAAAGAAAATGGTAGCTTTAGTATTGAAAACCTGGCCGATGGCTTACAGGGCCGGATGGAATCGACAATGAACAGGATTTCAAGCCTGAAAAATGTTTTCAAACGTCATGATTTCAGCCTCGTCTATCAGCCCATTATTGACCTGAAAACAGAAGACATACATCACCACGAGGTCTTGTGCCGATTTGCGGATGGTGAATCACCATTTGAAACAGTGACCTTTGCCGAAGAAGTTGGAATTATCCTGGATTTGGACCTTGCTGTATCCAAAAAAGCCATCGATTACGTTTCAGGCTTTCGCCAGAAAGGGTACGAACATCCTAAAGTTGCCATTAATATTTCCGGCCATTCAATAGAATCTGATGGGTTCGTTGACTCGCTCTTATCAATGCTGATGACGGCACCAGACCTACAT
This region of Sneathiella aquimaris genomic DNA includes:
- a CDS encoding sensor domain-containing phosphodiesterase, translating into MKGCTVVASEKLNSLKDDKERFVAFSFAAADLLIELDDKGKICFASGAAKGITGKTSEELHGTDFTDVLDPLDQRVISYLFKNMKEGERISPVAARMKKSNVTAVVGACSLPRTHGHLYLTLNVTGLPAAQSLAVNRDEDTGLLDKNDFITLANDQLSIASETGQDLELTLLNLSNLGDMAANVSENDMGEFLHKIGAVMRSYSFGGDSAGRIDEDKYGVLHNKSFDESLLKEKVETISNEMAPGHGVKVTPSTVDLDKGNLSSENASHALMFVINSFVAKENGSFSIENLADGLQGRMESTMNRISSLKNVFKRHDFSLVYQPIIDLKTEDIHHHEVLCRFADGESPFETVTFAEEVGIILDLDLAVSKKAIDYVSGFRQKGYEHPKVAINISGHSIESDGFVDSLLSMLMTAPDLHPFIGFEITESSQIKDLVRAERVIQQIRKNGIEVSLDDMGAGAASFQYIRAISVDHVKIDGAYVRDVLNNEKDAAILRCMARLCQELKIGTIAEMVETKEQANYLKSLGVDYGQGWLFGKPQPEIVTSKKKRKISMNARKKGVTLSWGS